The following are encoded together in the Xanthomonas sacchari genome:
- a CDS encoding cytochrome c5 family protein — translation MRNYDLEFLKRFSMVIGLLVLITLGLIVFAHHLQRAIPPEVSPTAQKRTDERIAPVGAVYAGSTGAAAQAAAQAAALAKASAQAAYGGTTDGKTIFNNLCTACHTTGVGKAPTLDHAHWDKRIAQGKDTLYRHAIEGYTGPDGGIMPPKGGNPGLTEEQIHATVDWMLANLK, via the coding sequence GTGCGGAATTACGACCTCGAATTTCTCAAGCGCTTCTCGATGGTGATCGGCCTGCTGGTGCTGATCACCCTCGGCCTGATCGTGTTCGCGCATCACCTGCAGCGGGCCATCCCGCCGGAGGTGTCGCCGACCGCGCAAAAGCGCACCGACGAGCGCATTGCGCCCGTGGGCGCGGTCTACGCCGGCAGCACCGGCGCCGCGGCGCAGGCCGCTGCGCAGGCGGCGGCGCTGGCCAAGGCCTCGGCGCAGGCGGCCTACGGCGGCACCACCGACGGCAAGACCATCTTCAACAACCTGTGCACCGCCTGCCACACCACCGGCGTGGGCAAGGCGCCGACGCTGGACCACGCGCACTGGGACAAGCGCATCGCGCAGGGCAAGGACACGCTCTACAGGCACGCCATCGAGGGCTACACCGGCCCCGACGGCGGCATCATGCCGCCCAAGGGCGGCAATCCCGGGCTGACCGAGGAGCAGATCCACGCCACCGTGGACTGGATGCTGGCCAACCTGAAGTAA
- a CDS encoding ExeM/NucH family extracellular endonuclease: MRMPPPSLLSLLLLVAAPAAQALTPPTLLPIGQLRPGPQAQGVVFEGVVTARVEAGGSGYLVQDAGDDDPLTADALLVRGDAERSLAPGDRVRVWGELAPQAAASAKAGTAFVGRSVLEQGHTVLARAQPLPLQVLDAAPANWSALAGMRVRIAAPLTVVDNDMLGKTGELGVAFGGRLWQPSEVAAPGSAEQAAVVADNARRGLRLGSLAAPPPPPATATATATATAKLPDYLGSATAPPRAGSTLQDVEGIVGGMIEGAARLYPTAALQLTPPPEPAPPQVAGSLRIAAFNLENFFNGDGRGGGFPTLRGARTPAEFQAQLRKLVATIRPLQADVAALMELENDGYGPTSAIASLVDALNAGGGDWRFVDAGRGPGDNPIRVGLIYRASRVSPVGKPAMLEGGPFAEHSRVPLAQAFRRGSGAPFVVVANHFKSKGGCSEASGADADRGDGQGCWNATRTESARRVDAWLRSDPTGTGSTANVLLGDFNAYAMEDPLRLLRDAGWRDALQEAHVAQPYSFVYRGLSGRLDHALLSPALAARLRGAAEWHVNADLPDSDGYRERDLPGPWRSSDHDPLLLGFDL; this comes from the coding sequence ATGCGCATGCCGCCGCCATCGTTGTTGTCGTTGCTGCTGCTGGTCGCAGCCCCCGCCGCGCAGGCGCTGACGCCGCCGACGTTGTTGCCGATCGGGCAGTTACGCCCGGGCCCGCAGGCGCAGGGTGTGGTGTTCGAGGGCGTGGTCACCGCTCGGGTGGAGGCCGGCGGCAGCGGCTACCTGGTGCAGGACGCAGGCGACGACGATCCGTTGACCGCCGACGCCCTGCTGGTGCGCGGCGATGCCGAGCGCAGCCTGGCCCCGGGCGACCGCGTGCGGGTGTGGGGCGAACTGGCCCCGCAGGCCGCCGCGTCGGCCAAGGCCGGCACGGCCTTCGTCGGGCGCAGCGTGCTGGAGCAGGGGCACACCGTGCTGGCGCGGGCGCAACCGTTGCCGCTGCAGGTGCTCGACGCGGCGCCGGCCAACTGGTCGGCGCTGGCCGGCATGCGCGTGCGCATCGCCGCGCCGCTGACCGTGGTCGACAACGACATGCTGGGCAAGACCGGCGAACTCGGCGTGGCCTTCGGCGGGCGCCTGTGGCAGCCCAGCGAGGTGGCGGCACCCGGCAGCGCCGAGCAGGCGGCGGTGGTGGCCGACAACGCGCGGCGCGGGCTGCGCCTGGGCTCGCTTGCCGCGCCGCCGCCGCCGCCGGCAACGGCAACGGCAACGGCAACGGCAACGGCAAAACTTCCGGACTATCTGGGCAGCGCCACTGCACCGCCGCGTGCGGGCAGCACGCTCCAGGATGTGGAGGGCATCGTCGGCGGGATGATCGAGGGTGCCGCGCGGCTGTATCCGACCGCCGCGCTGCAACTGACGCCGCCGCCGGAACCGGCGCCGCCGCAGGTCGCCGGCAGCCTGCGCATCGCCGCGTTCAACCTGGAGAACTTCTTCAACGGCGACGGCCGCGGCGGCGGGTTCCCGACCTTGCGCGGCGCACGCACGCCGGCCGAATTCCAGGCGCAGCTGCGCAAGCTGGTGGCCACGATCCGCCCGCTGCAGGCCGACGTCGCCGCGTTGATGGAACTGGAGAACGACGGCTACGGCCCGACCTCAGCGATCGCCAGCCTGGTCGACGCGCTTAATGCCGGCGGCGGCGACTGGCGCTTCGTCGACGCCGGGCGCGGCCCCGGCGACAACCCGATCCGGGTCGGGCTGATCTACCGCGCCTCGCGCGTCAGCCCGGTGGGCAAGCCGGCGATGCTGGAAGGCGGCCCGTTCGCCGAGCACAGCCGCGTGCCGCTGGCGCAGGCGTTCCGCCGCGGCAGTGGTGCGCCGTTCGTGGTGGTGGCCAACCACTTCAAGTCCAAGGGCGGCTGCAGCGAGGCCAGCGGCGCCGACGCCGACCGCGGCGATGGCCAGGGCTGCTGGAACGCGACCCGCACCGAGTCGGCGCGCCGCGTCGATGCGTGGCTGCGCAGCGACCCCACCGGCACCGGCAGCACGGCCAACGTGCTGCTCGGCGATTTCAACGCCTATGCGATGGAAGATCCGTTGCGCCTGCTGCGCGACGCCGGCTGGCGCGATGCGTTGCAGGAGGCGCATGTCGCGCAGCCCTACAGCTTCGTCTATCGCGGCCTTAGTGGCCGGCTGGACCACGCCTTGCTGAGTCCGGCGCTGGCGGCGCGGTTGCGCGGTGCCGCCGAATGGCACGTCAACGCCGATCTGCCCGACAGCGACGGCTACCGCGAGCGCGATCTGCCGGGCCCGTGGCGCAGTTCCGATCACGATCCGTTGTTGCTGGGGTTTGATTTGTAG